One genomic segment of Pseudomonas sp. p1(2021b) includes these proteins:
- the hisF gene encoding imidazole glycerol phosphate synthase subunit HisF has product MALAKRIIPCLDVDNGRVVKGVKFENIRDAGDPVEIARRYDEQGADEITFLDITASVDGRDTTLHTVERMASQVFIPLTVGGGVRTVQDIRNLLNAGADKVSINTAAVFNPEFVGEAADRFGSQCIVVAIDAKKVSGPGETPRWEIFTHGGRKPTGLDAVEWAKKMEGLGAGEILLTSMDQDGMKSGFDLGVTRAISDALGIPVIASGGVGNLQHLADGILEGHASAVLAASIFHFGEYTVPEAKAYMASRGIVVR; this is encoded by the coding sequence ATGGCACTGGCCAAGCGCATCATCCCTTGCCTGGACGTGGACAACGGCCGGGTGGTCAAGGGCGTCAAGTTCGAGAACATCCGCGACGCCGGCGACCCGGTGGAAATCGCCCGCCGTTATGACGAGCAGGGTGCCGACGAGATCACCTTCCTCGACATCACCGCCAGCGTCGACGGCCGCGACACCACCCTGCATACCGTCGAGCGCATGGCCAGCCAGGTATTCATCCCGCTGACCGTCGGCGGCGGCGTGCGTACCGTGCAGGACATCCGCAACCTGCTCAACGCCGGTGCCGACAAGGTGTCGATCAACACCGCCGCGGTGTTCAACCCGGAGTTCGTGGGCGAGGCCGCCGACCGTTTCGGTTCGCAGTGCATCGTCGTCGCCATCGATGCCAAGAAGGTTTCCGGCCCTGGCGAAACGCCACGCTGGGAGATCTTCACCCATGGCGGGCGCAAGCCGACCGGGCTGGACGCGGTGGAGTGGGCGAAGAAGATGGAAGGCCTGGGTGCCGGTGAGATCCTGCTGACCAGCATGGACCAGGACGGCATGAAGAGCGGTTTCGACCTGGGCGTCACCCGGGCCATCAGCGATGCGCTGGGGATTCCGGTGATCGCCTCCGGTGGTGTGGGCAACCTGCAGCACCTGGCCGACGGGATCCTGGAAGGGCATGCCAGTGCCGTGCTGGCGGCCAGTATCTTCCACTTCGGTGAGTACACGGTGCCGGAGGCCAAGGCCTACATGGCTTCGCGTGGAATTGTCGTTCGCTGA